The sequence below is a genomic window from Halostella salina.
TCCGAACTCGACGAGGGGATCGTCGGCGGCGGCGTCAGCGGCGGCGGCCACCTCGTCGTCGGCTCGATCAAGTTCGTCCAGGGCCGTCGCGAGGAGGTGCTGGATTCGCTCGTCGAGAAGATGGCCGCCGCGGACATCGACGAGGAGCTGTCGAGCACGCTCCAGCGCGACTAGCCGAACTCGACTTTTCGCCGCGCGTACAGCGATGCCCCCAGCGTCGCCGCCGCGACCCCGCCGGCAACGCCGACCGGGAGCCGCCACGCGCCGCCCCGCCAGTCCGCCCGGAACAGCCGGGCGTAGTACCCTCCGACCTCGTCGCCGACGAGGACGACGGCGACCTCCCGGTTCGCCCGCAGCGAGTTGTTGTTCCAGTTGATGCTCCCGAGGACCACCCGCCGCTGGTCGATCACGACGCCCTTGGCGTGGATCTTCCCGTAGCGCGAGCGTGGCTCGGCGATCCGGGCCGCCAGATCCAGTCCCTCACGGTCGGCCAGGTCGTTCAGCCGACGGACCGTAGCCCGATTCTCCTCGCGGGCGTACCACGCGCTGGAAAGCAGGATCCGGACGCGGACGCCACGACGCGCGGCCGCGACCGTGGCCCGAACCGGCGGCGTGTCCAGCCCGCCGAGCGACGCCTGCTGGACAAGTACCGACTCCTCGGCCGCCGCGATCTCGCCGGTGATCCCCGACTCGGCGTTGTCCGGCGCAGTCAGCAGGCGCACGCGGTCCACCGTCAGGTTCCGCGGCGCGAATCGCTCCGGATACGACGAGCGGTCGGCCTCGCCTGCCACTGGGTCGACGGTGTCGCGGTAGTCGGTCCACGGACGCGCGTCCCGCGCTCGCCAGTCCGACCGGAACACGGTCGCCAGTTCGGCTGCGAACTCGCCGTCCCGGACCACCGCACCCCAGCCACGGCTCGAACCGCCGCCCGTACCCGCGGGCTTCCAGTTCTCCGTCAGCACCAGCGCGCGGTCGTCGACGACCGCGTACTTCGCGTGGTAAAACCGGTAGCGAGCGTAGTCCCCGCCGACCGCCCGCACGGTGACATCGCTCTCGGCGAGGCGGTCGAGCGCACGAACCTGCCGCGCGGACGTGCCGCCGACCGGCGCGCCGTCGACGAGGACGCGGACCTCCACGCCGCGGTCGGCGGCACGCCGGAGCGTCCGAACGACGCGGTCCGAGGTGAGCGTGTAGCCCGCCAGCAGGATCCGGTCGTCGGCGTTCGTCAGCGCGCGGCGCGGAACGCGCGGCGAGTCGGGGAGGGCGAACGCCTCGACGGCCGTCCCACCGACGCCGACGGGGGCGTGGTCGGTCGCGCCGAACGGGACCCACTCCCCGTCGATCCGTCGCTCTCCCTCGGGCGCGTCGCGGTACGCCGCGCTGTCGACGGTGGTGTTCCCGCGACGGAGTTCGACCGTCTCGCCGCCGTTGGCGAGGGTGAGACCGTCCGGGAGCGGCAGGACCGGTGTGTCGGTGACGTTCCGCGCCGTTGCTGGGGCGGCGCTGAATGCGACCCGGCCCGAGACGGTCCGGTTCGGGAGCCGGACGGTCGCGTCGTCGTCCGCGATCGACCAGCCGGACAGGTCCGTCTCGGTGGGGAACTCGACCGCAACGTACTCGCCGCGGTCGCCGTCCGGCACGGGGTTCGGGTAGACGGCGGCGATCCGGGGATCGGCCGCCGGAGAGTGGTCGGGGTTCGGGGCGGCGGACGACGCCGCCACGCCAGCGACGCCGCTGGCCGGGGTGAGTAACGCGACCACACAGGCGACGGCCAGCGCGTGCCGGAACACAGCGGGGCTGGCCGCCCCCTCCGATTTAAACCTGCAGGATCAGACCGCCTTCTCCGCCTCGGACTGCACGCGGTACGCACGGTCGTCGGCGTAGTCGGCGACGACCTCAAGCGCGCGCTCGGTGCCGATCTGGTTGAGCGCCCACGCGGCGCTGGCCCGGACGGTGTCGGAGTCGTCGTTCTCCAGGGCGTCCGCCAGCGGTTCGACCGCGCGGGTGTCGCCGAGCAGCCCCAGCGCACGGGCGGCG
It includes:
- a CDS encoding phospholipase D-like domain-containing protein; protein product: MFRHALAVACVVALLTPASGVAGVAASSAAPNPDHSPAADPRIAAVYPNPVPDGDRGEYVAVEFPTETDLSGWSIADDDATVRLPNRTVSGRVAFSAAPATARNVTDTPVLPLPDGLTLANGGETVELRRGNTTVDSAAYRDAPEGERRIDGEWVPFGATDHAPVGVGGTAVEAFALPDSPRVPRRALTNADDRILLAGYTLTSDRVVRTLRRAADRGVEVRVLVDGAPVGGTSARQVRALDRLAESDVTVRAVGGDYARYRFYHAKYAVVDDRALVLTENWKPAGTGGGSSRGWGAVVRDGEFAAELATVFRSDWRARDARPWTDYRDTVDPVAGEADRSSYPERFAPRNLTVDRVRLLTAPDNAESGITGEIAAAEESVLVQQASLGGLDTPPVRATVAAARRGVRVRILLSSAWYAREENRATVRRLNDLADREGLDLAARIAEPRSRYGKIHAKGVVIDQRRVVLGSINWNNNSLRANREVAVVLVGDEVGGYYARLFRADWRGGAWRLPVGVAGGVAAATLGASLYARRKVEFG